The Bacillus sp. B-jedd sequence AACCATCCCCTTAGTGGCGGGGAACTTCTGCGGGATCGTGCTGACAATTTCAATGTTGAACATTTCCACTTTATCGTTATCCACTACAGTCAGGATCTTTGCCGGCCCCTCCTTTACCTGATGGGAAAGGGCAATCGGCATCGGCTTATCCATTATTCCATTCTCAATATCCTTATGCAGCTTTCCAAATATCCCAAACGGACTATTTCTGTTGATATCGCCAATAATTTCTTTATCGTCAGAAAATCTTGCCAGTTTTTCGCCAGGATTTCCATTGCTCCCCTTTTCAATGGAGGTTACAGTTGACCTGACAATCTGGCCGTCTTCGACGACGATCGGCTTTTTCGTATCCATATCAGAAATAACATGCCCTAGGGCACCATATTTCTTGGATGAAGGGTGATAAAAGGTCATCGTTCCTATACCTGCTGCCGAGTCGCGGATATACAAACCAAGCTTATAGCTGGCAGCTCCTTTCTCCTTAAGCGGCATCAGGCTTGCATTGAACTTTCCTTTTTCTCTTGAAATATTGATTTTAAGCGGCTTTCCGCTTTTTCCGGCCTCCTGGACAAACGGCGCCACATCTGACATCTTTTCTATTTTCCGGCCATTGATTTCCGTTATGATATCCCCCACCTTGATGCCGGATAGCTCCCCAGGCGATTTTTTTCCATCTTCCGTTTCCACCTGGTGATGGCCTACAACCAATACGCCAACGGTATTTAATTTAACTCCAATTGATTGGCCGCCTGGATATACTTTAAACCCCTTTAAAACATTTACATCAACCTTTTTAATTGGAATACCCGCCAAATCAAGGATAACTTCACTCTTTCCGGACTCCTTGGCAGACACGGAGACAAGGTGTTCGGTTTGATTTAGAATAATATTATCCGGACTTGAGGATATTGTTGCCGAAACAGGCGAGGCTTTTCCAAATGAAACCTCCTGGCCTTGAAATACGGTAATTTGTTTTGGAATGTGGAGGTATGCCTGGAATGGCTTCCAGCTTACGAAGGCAATAATTGAAACAAGGAGAATTCCACCGATTATTTTTCTGAGTAAACTTAAATTCAAATTCATCACTCTCCTCGCTTCTAAAGCTTTCTCTTGCAAAATGGCTACAGTTATAATTTTGCCGGGTTCACGGGCATTTATAACCGGACGGCAAATAAAAAAGCTACCCTTATAAGGATAGCTTTTCAAGTACCTTTTGTTTTTGCCGCCAACTGGAGCAATTCCTTCGCATGCTGCTTTGTTAAATCGGTGATTTCTACCCCGGAAATCATCCGGCCGATTTCCGCAACTTTTTGTTCATCCGTGAGCGGGACGAGTGAAGTTTTCGTCCGGCCGCCTTTCGTAACCTTCGAAATGAGCAGGTGTGTATCCGCCATTGCAGCCACTTGGGGAAGATGGGAAATACAGAGCACCTGGGAACCGGAAGCGACTCGGGATATTTTTTCAGCAATTGCCTGAGCGACCCTTCCGCTCACGCCTGTATCGACTTCATCGAAAATGATTGATGTTACTCCTTGATGCTTAGAGAAAATGCTCTTCAAAGCGAGCATAATTCTGGACAGTTCCCCACCAGAAGCCACTTTTGACAACGGCTTCAGGGGCTCGCCAGGATTCGTTGAAATATAAAATTCCACTTTATCAATCCCTGTCCGGGAATAGCCATTCCTATCTTCATTAAACCGGATTTCAAACACTGTTTTGGCCATATACAGGTCCTTCAGTTCCTTAAGGATAAGCTTTGTCAGTTTTTCCGACCATTTTTTCCGGACGCCTGTAAGGGAGGCTGCTTTAACGGCGAGCTCTTTTTTAAGCTTTGCCAATTCCTTTTCCAGTTTGCCGATATGTGTTTCCTTGTTTTGCAGAGCATCAATTTCTTCTTTAATTTTATCCCCATACTCGAGAATTTCCTTGATGGTCTTTCCATATTTCCGTTTCAGCTGATTGATCTCAGTCAGACGTTCTTCAATTTCATTCAGCCTTGCAGGGTCATATTCAAGATTATCGAGGTTGTTTCTCAGTGTTACCGCTGCATCCTCAAGGGCATAATAACTATTCGATATCGTTTCAAATAGTTCCTTATAAGCTGGGTCCAGCGACGCCGCGCTTTCAAGCTGGCTCATTGCTTCGCCTGCCCAGTCAAGAGCGTGTGATTCACCCTTTAAAGCCGTATAACCCGTTTGGATCGATTCAAATATTTTTTCAAAATTGCCCAGTTTTTGCTTTTCTTCGGCGAGTTCTTCATCTTCATCGGGTTTGAGGCCGGCATTAGTTATTTCTTCGAGCTGGAATTGAATCAGGTCCAGCCTGTGGGCCATTTGCTGTTCGTTCTCATTCAGTTTCCGGAGTTTACCCATTGTTTCCTCGTACTTAAAAAATACGGCCTGATAGGATTCTAATGCCGGGGTAATTTCTTGAAGGCCAAATTGATCAAGAAGCGGGAGATGCAATGCCTCATTCATCAATTCCTGATGTTCATGCTGTCCATGAATATCGACAAGAGTGCCGCCAATTTCGCGAAGTACGGAGATGGTCACCAGCTTTCCATTAACCCGGCAAACACTTTTTCCGGTCTGCGAAATGTCACGCCTAAGGATCACCATGGAATCCTCTATATCAATTCCGTATTCAGCGGCCTTTTCTATGCAGGGATGTTTGCTGTCGTCAAGCAGGAACAGCCCCTCGATTTCCGCTTTTTCTTCTCCATGGCGGACAAACTCCCATGAACCCCTGCCTCCCACAAGAAGATGGATGGCATCAATGATGATTGACTTGCCCGCCCCGGTTTCTCCGGTCAAGACAGTCAGGCCCTTTTTAAAAGAAACTGAAAGGGCCTCAATAATGGCAAAATTCTTTATCGACAATTCTGTTAACAAGTAACATTCCCCCGTTTAAAGCATTTCAAGGAATTTGTTTGTTATCGTTTCCGTATCCTCGGGTGCCCTGCAAATAATTAATAGCGTATCATCTCCGCAAATTGTCCCGAGAATTTCTTCCCAGTCAAGGTTATCAATTAACGCTCCGATTGCCATCGCGTTCCCGGGAAGAGTTTTCATGACAAGAAGATGACCGGCGGAATCAATTTTCACAAAAGCATCGATAAGGGCACGTTTAAGCTTTTGCAAAGGATTGAAACGCTGGTCTGCCGGCAGGCTGTATTTATACCTTCCATCGAGAAGCGGAACCTTAAGCAGGTGAAGTTCCTTGATATCCCTTGAAACAGTCGCCTGCGTAACATTATAGCCTTGGTTCTTTAATTCATCGACTAAATCATCCTGTGTTTCGATTTCATTGTTCGCAATTATTTCCCTGATTTTAATATGGCGCTGGCCTTTGTTCATTTATATCACTCCAATAGGCATTCAAAACATTTGCAAGGTTAGCAAATTATGTCGTTTATACACATATGTTAGCCCATTTCATGATTCTTGTACATTGTTTCTTACGGAGAAAAAAGGAAAAAGGATAAGCTATGCTTACCCTTCATCACTTTGTTTCGTTTTTAAGGCTTTGTGTGCTTCTTTGACTACCTCGAAGGGAGGCGTCTTCAGCAGGTTTTCCCCTTCGCCTCCCTCTCCTTCCCACCGAAGATGGAGTAGGAATTCAATATTCCCGTCTCCGCCTGTAATCGGGGAAAAAGAAAGGCCGGTAATTTGAAACTTCAGTTCCAAGGCTAATGCAATCGTTTTTTCCACAACTGCTAAATGGACTTTTTCGTCCCTGACGATTCCTTTTTTACCAACCTGATCCCTGCCTGCTTCAAATTGGGGTTTTACGAGGGCGATGACATCGCTGTGCGGGACCAGTAACCCGGTAAGGACTGGAAGGATCAATGACAGGGAAATAAACGAGACATCGATTGTCGCAAAGTCTGGAAGGCCGTCCTGTAAATCCTCGGGTTTAACATAACGGAAATTGGTCCGTTCCATGACGACAACCCGTTCATCCTGACGTAGTTTCCAGGCAAGCTGGTTGTAACCCACATCAAGGGCGTATGACATTCTGGCGCCGTTTTGAAGTGCACAATCCGTAAAACCCCCAGTAGATGAACCGATATCAAGCATCGTTTTGCCCGAAACATCCACATCGAATACTTTAAGCGCCTTCTCGAGCTTCAGGCCTCCCCTGCTGACATAAGGAATCACATTCCCTTTGACAGTCAAGGGGAGATCGGCGCTTATTTTATCACCTGGTTTATCAAGGCGCTGTTCATTTGTATAAACAAGCCCTGCCATAATGGCCCGCTTGGCTTTTTCGCGTGTTTCCACTAGCCCTCTTTCAACAAGAAGGACATCAAGCCGTTCTTTTCTAACTTTCATGCCTACGCCCTCTGCTGTTTTTTCGCAGCAAGCAGCGAAAGCCGTCTGACGGCATCTTCAACAGTGAAGTCTATCTCTACAAGAAGCCTTTCCACGCTGCCATGCTCGATGAATTTGTCGGGAATGCCCATTCTGTCAATGACATTTTGGAAATACCCGTTATCATGCGCGTACTCTATGACACTGCTGCCGAAACCGCCCTGCAGCACCGCTTCTTCAATTGTCAGAATAGGCATGCCGTCTTCCAGAATTCCGGAAAGCATGTCGCCATCAAGCGGCTTGATGAATCTCGCATTGACGACCTTTACGGATATCCCTCTTGTCTCCAATTCAGCGGCTGCTTCCAATGCCATCGGAATCGTTGTACCGAAGGTTAGAATGGCTGCGTCGCGGCCGTCCTTCAACACTTCCCATGACCCGATCGGTATTTGCTTGAAGGTTTCATCCATTGGAACACCCAGGCCGTTACCGCGAGGGAACCTCATTGCAATTGGTCCGTCATCATATTTTAAAGCTGTATAGACCATATGCTGCCCTTCATTTTCGTCCTTTGGCATCATTAAAACAAGATTTGGAACATGCCTTAGAAAGGCAATATCGAAAACGCCCTGATGGGTTTCCCCGTCTGCGCCGACGAGGCCTGCTCTGTCGATGCCAATAAAAACGTTAAGGTTTTGTCTGCAAATATCATGGACGACCTGGTCATATGCCCTTTGGAGGAAGGTTGAGTAAATAGCCAAAAACGGCTTCATGTTTTGGGTTGCCAGTCCCGCAGCCACTGTTGCTGCATGCTGCTCGGCAATCCCGACATCGAACATCCTGTCCGGAAACTCGGAAGCGAATCCTTCAAGCTTCGAGCCGACAGGCATCGCCGGAGTGATTGCGACAACCCTTTCATCCTCGCGGGCGATTTTGCGTACTGTTTCACTGACAAGGCTGCTCCAGGAAGGAGGAGCGAAAGAAGGCTTTACAAAATCGCCGGTGTCCATTTTATATGGGCCGGTCCCATGCCATGTACCGATTTTATCAGATTCGGCAGGATTGTAGCCTTTCCCCTTCTTTGTAATGACATGGAGGATGACTGGCCCTTCCGTTTTTTTCGCGTATGCGAGATTTTCGAAAAGGTCGTCAAAATTATGCCCATCCACGGGCCCTAAGTAAGTAAAGCCCAATTCTTCAAAAAACATTCCTGATACAAGCATATATTTAAGGCTGTCTTTCACTCTTTCGGCAGTCGCAGCCAGGACGCCGCCGACGGCCGGAATTTTTTTGATAAGCAATTCCAGCTCATCTTTCACTCCGTTGTACTTACCGGATGTCCTCAGCCTTCCAAGGACATTATGAAGCGCACCTACATTTGGGGCAATGGACATTTCATTGTCGTTCAGGATGACAATCATATTTGTTTTCTCATGTCCGATATGATTCAATGCTTCCAGTGCCATGCCTCCGGTAAGGGCTCCGTCACCGATGACAGGCAGGATATAACTATTTTCCTTTTTCAAATCTCTGGCGATTGCCATTCCCATGGCGGCTGAGAGGGAAGTGGAACTGTGGCCTGTCTCCCAAACATCATGCTCGCTTTCTGAGCGTTTTGGAAAACCGCAAAGCCCCTTAAATTGCCTGAGCGTATCAAACTCACAACCCCGACCGGTAAGGATTTTATGGACATACGACTGATGGCCGACATCCCAGATGATTTTATCTTTCGGGCTGTCGAAACACTTGTGCAGCGCTAATGTCAATTCCACGACGCCAAGATTCGGTCCGATATGGCCGCCCGTCACTGATAGCTTTTCAATCAGGAAACTGCGGATTTGCTTGCTTAACTGTTCGAGTTCTGTGTTGGACATCCCTTTTAAAAAGGAGGGATCTTTAATTGATGTTAGATCCAAAGAGGATCACTCGCTTTCATTGCGTAATATGCCAAAAATAAATTTATCTCTATTTATTATAAAGGAATGGACAGATTCCTCAAGGAAATATAATGATTTAGCGTATTATTTCCCTAAAAAGATAAAAAATTTGCCGCTAGCACTATCGTGTTAACGGCAAAATCATCACAGTGTTTAAATAACAATTTGATTATACCATAATCATACCCAGACCAACAAACATGCGCTTAAGAGTTCCTTTTAGCAACCATCTCGGTAATTTCGAGTAAAAGGGATGTATCGAGACCAGTCAATGCCAATTGTTTCTTGGCCTTCGTTATATGATCTTCCAGCGCCTTTTTGGCTCCTTCAAGTGACAGTAGCCTGGGGTAGGTGCTTTTGTGGTTGGCCGTATCGCTCCCGACCCTTTTTCCAAGTGCACCTTCGTCTCCCTCAACATCAAGAATGTCATCTCTGATTTGGAAAGCAAGCCCTAAGTGGTATGCGAACTTTGAAAGGATTTCAAGCCTGGTCTGGTCACCACCAGAAAGGATGGAGCCAGCTAAAACACTGAATTCCAAAAGCCGGCCAGTTTTATTCACATGGACAGATTCGAGCTCAGTTAAGGTTAGTTCCTTTTCTTCCCCTTCCATATCAGCTGCCTGGCCGCCGACCATTCCGCCTGCGCCAGCAGCTTTTGCCAATCCAGTTATAAGTTTTAGCTTTTCCTCTAAACCCGCATATTCGCTTGGGATTGTCCCGATAAGTTCGAAGCTGTAGGTCAGAAGGGCATCACCCGCCAGTATTGCCATTGCCTCTCCGAAAACCTTATGATTCGTCGGTTTTCCCCTCCGCATATCGTCATCATCCATACTTGGAAGGTCATCATGAATCAAGGAATAGGTATGGACCATTTCAATCGCAGCCGCTGCCCTTACCCCTTGAGCCGGGTTTTTGCCGAATGCATCCATTGCCGCAAAGAGGAGCAGTGGCCGGATTCGTTTACCGCCAGCCTCCAAAGAATATGCCATTGCTTCCTTAAGGGAAACGGGCGCATCAAGTTTTTGGACCGATGAACGGAGTTCTTCCTCCAGGAGCTGTCTGTATGCTTTTGTTTTTTCGCTCAAAAGTCCATCAGCCAATCTTTATTCCTCCCCTTCTACGGAAAAGGGTGCTTTCCGGCCATCTTCCGTAATGATCTGGGTTAATTGTTCCTCTACATTTTTCAGCTTATCATGGCAAAGTTTCGATAATTCCATGCCTTCTTTATAAAATCCAATTGCCTCTTCAAGCGGGACATCGCCTTCTTCCAGCCTTTCAACTATTCGCTCCAGTTGATCCATCGCCTGCTCGAATGTCAGTTTTCTTTCTTCTTCCATTTTATGATTCCTCCAGTTTCTCCTCAATTGTACAAAGCAATCCACCATCTGCAAGCCGAATTGTCACCTGATCTCCAACTACTGCTTGTTCTGTGGTTTTAATCAATTGTCCATCTTCAGTATAGGCTAGGCTATAGCCTCGTTCCATTATTTTTAGCGGGCTCAATGCTTCTAGGGATGCTACTGTTTTTCCGAACACCGCTTTTTTTGCCTGGAGGATTTGCGCCATCGCCCTTGCAAGTTCCCGTTTTGTCCGTTCATGTGCTGAAGACGCTTCGCCCAACAACTGGACAGGACTGTTTCTCCTGAGCCTTCTATCAGCCTGTATGAGGCTTTCCCGTTTCAAAACAGCCATTCTGCTTGTCCCGCGGGTCAAGCTTTCCGTCAGCCTGTCAAGCTGCTCAAGCTTCTGCTCATAAAGCCGGCGGGGGTAACGGAAGGCGTATGATCGCTGGATTCTTTCAAGGCGCCCTTTTTGAAAGGAGAATTTCTCCTTCATTGCGCGAATGAGCCTGCCTTGCCGCTGCAGGACCCTTTCCAATAATTCTTCAATATGGGGAACGGCAAGTTCAGCTGCGCCGGTTGGAGTCGGAGCCCGGAGATCCGCAACATAATCGGCTATGGTGAAATCCGTTTCATGCCCGACTGCCGATATGACAGGAATTTCCGATTCAAAGATAGCTCGCGCGACTTGTTCCTCATTAAAAGCCCATAGCTCCTCAATCGATCCGCCGCCACGTCCTACAATCAGGACATCGATATTTCCGTGCCTATTCGCCGACCTGATTGCTTCAGCGATTGATTTGCCAGCGTTATCACCTTGAACGAGGGCTGGAAACACAATCATGTCACCGATTGGATAACGCCTTTTTATTGTTGTTATAATATCCCTGATTGCCGCGCCTGTCGGGGAAGTGACAATCCCTATTGTCCTTGGGAAGCTCGGAAGCACTTTTTTGAAATCACGCCTGAAAAGCCCCTCTGCTTCGAGTTTTTTCTTAAGCTGTTCATAGGCAAGGAATAATTCACCTATTCCGTCAGGCTTCATTTCCTTTATATAAATTTGATATTGTCCGCTGGCCTCATATACCGAAATTTCCCCTCTAACTATGACTTTCATGCCATTTTCAGGGGCGAACTTCATGCCTCTCGCATTGCCAGCGAACATGACAGCAAGGAGCCTGGAACGTTCATCCTTAAGCGTCAGGTAAATATGGCCGCTTGAATGCTGCTTGAGGTTGGATATTTCGCCTTTTAGAAAAACATCCTGAAGATGCGGGTCAGCATCAAATTTTCTTTTTATGTATTTTGTCAGTGCAGTTACTGTTAAATAACGGTTTGTTTCTTTCATGAAAAAACTCCCTGCTTAACGCCTATAAGGTATTTTCGCTTTTGTCGCTCTGATTATCCAAAGGCCGCTATTCCATTAAAAAAGTCTATTAGCCTCAGGTTAGTGATCTTATGACCAGACCATGGAAATAAAACTGCCCTCTTCCATTATAAGTTTAGATTCCCCATCCGTCACGGGCAAGGAATCAACAGCATGGAAAAGGGCTTATTTTACAGAGATTATGTGCTGAGCGGTTTAAATGTTCAGGCTTTGCCAGGGACTAAGTTGCGTTGTCTCGCCGCTTTCAGGGTGTTAAATAAAAGCATCGTAATCGTCATTGGGCCAACCCCGCCTGGAACTGGAGTCAGGTAAGCAGCTTTTTCAGCTACTTCAGGGTGGACATCACCGCACAGTTTTTCATGCTCATCCCTATTAATCCCCACATCAATGACAGCCGCTCCTTCTTTAATATGGCTTGAGCGGATGAAATTAGGCTTCCCGATCGCTGCCACGAGAATATCAGCTTGGGTTGTATGGTATTTCAGATCCTTTGTCCTGGAGTGGCAATATGTAACCGTGGCGTTTTTATTCAGGAAAAGCTGTCCCGCCGGTTTCCCAACAATATTGCTCCTTCCTACAATCACCACATGTTTGCCGGATATCTCAATGCCTGTTTCTTCAAGCATGACCATGACGCCATAAGGTGTGCATGGCAGGAATGAATCCTGTCCCGTCATCATCCTTCCGATGTTCAGCGGATGGAATCCATCGACATCCTTCTCCGGGGAAATGGCCTCAATGACGCTCTTTTCATCAATGTGGTCCGGTAGCGGAAGCTGCACAAGAATTCCATGAACATCTTCCCGATTATTGAGTTCTTCGATTTTTTGTAATAACTCTTTTTGGCTTGCATCTTCCGGCAGCGTGATTAACACCGATTCCATGCCAACGTCCGCGCAGGCCTTTTGTTTGTTGTTCACATACGTTTTCGATGCATGGTTATTCCCGACAAGAACGACCGCAAGTCCGGGGATAATGTTTTCTTCCTTTAATACCCGTACTTCTTCGGCGATTTCCTGCCTCTTCTTTTTCGCAATTTCTTTCCCGCTGATTACTTTTGCTCCCATCCTGATTCCTCCTTAGTCCCGGAGAAGACCATCATGCTCAAAAGTCAACCTAATTGCTGTTTTACCTTTGAAAGGACACCATTAATAAATTTGCTTGATTGGTCGTCTCCATAAAGCTTGGCTATTTCAATAGCTTCATCCAAAACAACATTGGCAGGCACTTCATCAGAGCAGTATTTCAATTCATACGCACCTAGTCTTAACAGGTTCCTGTCTACGGCGGCCAGCCTTTCCATTGACCACTTTTCCAGGTTCCTGCTGATTAGACTATCAAGATCCCGCTTATTTTCCACTGCGCCATTCACAAGCTTGGCCAAATATGGATCAGGGGATTCCCCTTCAAGCACATGTTCAATCGCAGAAGCGGGTTCGGCGTCGCTTACATCAATCTGGAAAAGCGCCTGAAGTGCCTTTTCTCTTGCTGTCCTTCTTTTCATTATACAATTAGCTCCTTTTGAATAAATAAATAATTTGGACTTTTTTCGCACATTTATTGTGTTTGAAACAACAGGATCCCCAAGAAAATAATAGCATAAAGCTTCCCTCTTGCGCAGGGTGAAAACAGAAAGGAACCGGAAGCAGGCTTGCCTCCAGTTCCCCCAAGTCTTTATCTAGTCTGTGTTTTAGCTTAAATTTCCTGATCGACTTCCGGCTGTTCCTGTTTTTGGCTTTCGAATTGAATGCCAACAATATGGATGTTGACCTCTTCAGCTTCAAGCGCGGTCATATTAAGCAGGGCTTGTCGAATGTTATCCTGGACTTTTTGTGCCACAGATGGAATTGAAACCCCAAACTTCATCATGCAGAAGACATCAACCTTGATTCCGGAATCAGTAAGTTCGACTTTTATGCCTTTTCCATGGTTTTTCTTGCCTAGTTTTTCAACAACACCCGTCGCGAAATTGCCTCTCATTGAAGCTACTCCCTCGACTTCAGAAGCCGCGATGCCAGCTATCACCTCAATGACCTCGGGTGCGATTTCCACTTTCCCTTGTCCGCTCAACCCTTCGTTCATTTCCAAAATACCATTTTCGTACATACCGTACACCTCCAGGTATATCTAGGATTTCATAACATCATACAGTTCAAGGAACTTGGTATTGAATTCCCCATCCACAAATTTTTCATGCTCCAACAACCTGATATGGAAAGGAATTGTCGTATGGATTCCCTCAACGACAAACTCAGAAAGCGCCCTTTTCATTCGCGCAATCGCCTCGTCCCTTGTACTTCCATACGTGATAACCTTCGCTATCATTGAATCATAATAAGGTGGAATTGTATAGCCCGGATATGCGGCTGAATCAACCCTGACCCCTATTCCTCCGGGAGGAAGGTACATTTTGATCCTTCCCGCTGAAGGCATAAAATTCTTTTCAGGGTTCTCGGCATTGATCCGGCATTCGATTGACCATCCATTAAAAGTGACACTTTCCTGGTCAAGGCCAAGTTTTTCTCCAGAAGCAACCTTTATTTGCTCCTTAATGAGATCCACTCCGGTAACCATTTCTGTAACTGGGTGCTCAACCTGTATCCTTGTATTCATTTCCATGAAGTAAAACTTCCTGTTGCGGTAGTCATATAT is a genomic window containing:
- the spoIVB gene encoding SpoIVB peptidase, producing MNLNLSLLRKIIGGILLVSIIAFVSWKPFQAYLHIPKQITVFQGQEVSFGKASPVSATISSSPDNIILNQTEHLVSVSAKESGKSEVILDLAGIPIKKVDVNVLKGFKVYPGGQSIGVKLNTVGVLVVGHHQVETEDGKKSPGELSGIKVGDIITEINGRKIEKMSDVAPFVQEAGKSGKPLKINISREKGKFNASLMPLKEKGAASYKLGLYIRDSAAGIGTMTFYHPSSKKYGALGHVISDMDTKKPIVVEDGQIVRSTVTSIEKGSNGNPGEKLARFSDDKEIIGDINRNSPFGIFGKLHKDIENGIMDKPMPIALSHQVKEGPAKILTVVDNDKVEMFNIEIVSTIPQKFPATKGMVIKVTDPKLLAKTGGIVQGMSGSPIIQSGKVIGAVTHVFVNDPTSGYGVHIEWMLSEAGIDIYEKPKAKAS
- the recN gene encoding DNA repair protein RecN codes for the protein MLTELSIKNFAIIEALSVSFKKGLTVLTGETGAGKSIIIDAIHLLVGGRGSWEFVRHGEEKAEIEGLFLLDDSKHPCIEKAAEYGIDIEDSMVILRRDISQTGKSVCRVNGKLVTISVLREIGGTLVDIHGQHEHQELMNEALHLPLLDQFGLQEITPALESYQAVFFKYEETMGKLRKLNENEQQMAHRLDLIQFQLEEITNAGLKPDEDEELAEEKQKLGNFEKIFESIQTGYTALKGESHALDWAGEAMSQLESAASLDPAYKELFETISNSYYALEDAAVTLRNNLDNLEYDPARLNEIEERLTEINQLKRKYGKTIKEILEYGDKIKEEIDALQNKETHIGKLEKELAKLKKELAVKAASLTGVRKKWSEKLTKLILKELKDLYMAKTVFEIRFNEDRNGYSRTGIDKVEFYISTNPGEPLKPLSKVASGGELSRIMLALKSIFSKHQGVTSIIFDEVDTGVSGRVAQAIAEKISRVASGSQVLCISHLPQVAAMADTHLLISKVTKGGRTKTSLVPLTDEQKVAEIGRMISGVEITDLTKQHAKELLQLAAKTKGT
- the ahrC gene encoding transcriptional regulator AhrC/ArgR — translated: MNKGQRHIKIREIIANNEIETQDDLVDELKNQGYNVTQATVSRDIKELHLLKVPLLDGRYKYSLPADQRFNPLQKLKRALIDAFVKIDSAGHLLVMKTLPGNAMAIGALIDNLDWEEILGTICGDDTLLIICRAPEDTETITNKFLEML
- a CDS encoding TlyA family RNA methyltransferase — protein: MKVRKERLDVLLVERGLVETREKAKRAIMAGLVYTNEQRLDKPGDKISADLPLTVKGNVIPYVSRGGLKLEKALKVFDVDVSGKTMLDIGSSTGGFTDCALQNGARMSYALDVGYNQLAWKLRQDERVVVMERTNFRYVKPEDLQDGLPDFATIDVSFISLSLILPVLTGLLVPHSDVIALVKPQFEAGRDQVGKKGIVRDEKVHLAVVEKTIALALELKFQITGLSFSPITGGDGNIEFLLHLRWEGEGGEGENLLKTPPFEVVKEAHKALKTKQSDEG
- the dxs gene encoding 1-deoxy-D-xylulose-5-phosphate synthase, encoding MDLTSIKDPSFLKGMSNTELEQLSKQIRSFLIEKLSVTGGHIGPNLGVVELTLALHKCFDSPKDKIIWDVGHQSYVHKILTGRGCEFDTLRQFKGLCGFPKRSESEHDVWETGHSSTSLSAAMGMAIARDLKKENSYILPVIGDGALTGGMALEALNHIGHEKTNMIVILNDNEMSIAPNVGALHNVLGRLRTSGKYNGVKDELELLIKKIPAVGGVLAATAERVKDSLKYMLVSGMFFEELGFTYLGPVDGHNFDDLFENLAYAKKTEGPVILHVITKKGKGYNPAESDKIGTWHGTGPYKMDTGDFVKPSFAPPSWSSLVSETVRKIAREDERVVAITPAMPVGSKLEGFASEFPDRMFDVGIAEQHAATVAAGLATQNMKPFLAIYSTFLQRAYDQVVHDICRQNLNVFIGIDRAGLVGADGETHQGVFDIAFLRHVPNLVLMMPKDENEGQHMVYTALKYDDGPIAMRFPRGNGLGVPMDETFKQIPIGSWEVLKDGRDAAILTFGTTIPMALEAAAELETRGISVKVVNARFIKPLDGDMLSGILEDGMPILTIEEAVLQGGFGSSVIEYAHDNGYFQNVIDRMGIPDKFIEHGSVERLLVEIDFTVEDAVRRLSLLAAKKQQRA
- a CDS encoding polyprenyl synthetase family protein, whose translation is MADGLLSEKTKAYRQLLEEELRSSVQKLDAPVSLKEAMAYSLEAGGKRIRPLLLFAAMDAFGKNPAQGVRAAAAIEMVHTYSLIHDDLPSMDDDDMRRGKPTNHKVFGEAMAILAGDALLTYSFELIGTIPSEYAGLEEKLKLITGLAKAAGAGGMVGGQAADMEGEEKELTLTELESVHVNKTGRLLEFSVLAGSILSGGDQTRLEILSKFAYHLGLAFQIRDDILDVEGDEGALGKRVGSDTANHKSTYPRLLSLEGAKKALEDHITKAKKQLALTGLDTSLLLEITEMVAKRNS
- a CDS encoding exodeoxyribonuclease VII small subunit — its product is MEEERKLTFEQAMDQLERIVERLEEGDVPLEEAIGFYKEGMELSKLCHDKLKNVEEQLTQIITEDGRKAPFSVEGEE
- the xseA gene encoding exodeoxyribonuclease VII large subunit gives rise to the protein MKETNRYLTVTALTKYIKRKFDADPHLQDVFLKGEISNLKQHSSGHIYLTLKDERSRLLAVMFAGNARGMKFAPENGMKVIVRGEISVYEASGQYQIYIKEMKPDGIGELFLAYEQLKKKLEAEGLFRRDFKKVLPSFPRTIGIVTSPTGAAIRDIITTIKRRYPIGDMIVFPALVQGDNAGKSIAEAIRSANRHGNIDVLIVGRGGGSIEELWAFNEEQVARAIFESEIPVISAVGHETDFTIADYVADLRAPTPTGAAELAVPHIEELLERVLQRQGRLIRAMKEKFSFQKGRLERIQRSYAFRYPRRLYEQKLEQLDRLTESLTRGTSRMAVLKRESLIQADRRLRRNSPVQLLGEASSAHERTKRELARAMAQILQAKKAVFGKTVASLEALSPLKIMERGYSLAYTEDGQLIKTTEQAVVGDQVTIRLADGGLLCTIEEKLEES
- the folD gene encoding bifunctional methylenetetrahydrofolate dehydrogenase/methenyltetrahydrofolate cyclohydrolase FolD, translated to MGAKVISGKEIAKKKRQEIAEEVRVLKEENIIPGLAVVLVGNNHASKTYVNNKQKACADVGMESVLITLPEDASQKELLQKIEELNNREDVHGILVQLPLPDHIDEKSVIEAISPEKDVDGFHPLNIGRMMTGQDSFLPCTPYGVMVMLEETGIEISGKHVVIVGRSNIVGKPAGQLFLNKNATVTYCHSRTKDLKYHTTQADILVAAIGKPNFIRSSHIKEGAAVIDVGINRDEHEKLCGDVHPEVAEKAAYLTPVPGGVGPMTITMLLFNTLKAARQRNLVPGKA
- the nusB gene encoding transcription antitermination factor NusB, translated to MKRRTAREKALQALFQIDVSDAEPASAIEHVLEGESPDPYLAKLVNGAVENKRDLDSLISRNLEKWSMERLAAVDRNLLRLGAYELKYCSDEVPANVVLDEAIEIAKLYGDDQSSKFINGVLSKVKQQLG
- a CDS encoding Asp23/Gls24 family envelope stress response protein; its protein translation is MYENGILEMNEGLSGQGKVEIAPEVIEVIAGIAASEVEGVASMRGNFATGVVEKLGKKNHGKGIKVELTDSGIKVDVFCMMKFGVSIPSVAQKVQDNIRQALLNMTALEAEEVNIHIVGIQFESQKQEQPEVDQEI